A part of Microbacterium terregens genomic DNA contains:
- a CDS encoding alpha-1,4-glucan--maltose-1-phosphate maltosyltransferase, with protein sequence MTVTPRIPIVLPSPSVPGGHFRPSAFAGELVPFRTTAFREGHDRIGVHVRLYSPSGDESLHRLHPLNDGFDRWETTIAPLEQGVWSFRFEAFSDDFATWEHAADLKIAAGVDPAVMRELGALLFDRAVAEKSRPIAERRRLEIAAHTLRDPATTDAAALQLVRDPSIAAYFAARPLTSLMTLGASHELLVERERAGVGAWYEFFPRSEGARRLKDGTVKSGTFRSAARRLPAVAGMGFDVLYLPPIHPIGRLNRKGPNNSLDTRPGDPGSPWAIGSDEGGHDAVHPDLGTLADFRAFVRAARAEGLEVALDFALQAAPDHPWVTAHPEWFTTLPDGSIAYAENPPKKYQDIYPINFDNDPEGIRAEALRIVRHWIAQGVKIFRVDNPHTKPLQFWEWLIATVSAQDPDVVFLAEAFTRPAPLQGLALAGFQQSYTYFTWRNTKIELEEFLAGLAHDTADFLRPNLFVNTPDILTEYLQYGGRPAYKIRAAIAATGAPTYGVYAGYELYENVARPGSEENIDNEKYEYKFRDWDAAEARGDSLAPYLRRLNEIRRDHPALGQLRNLTVHWSDDDAILVYSKTISAELSPTGRADTIIVVANVDPHSVRQTMVHLDTRAWGVAPGEPFEVEELLTGQRWTWADHNFVKLDAFHEPVHILHVKESR encoded by the coding sequence ATGACGGTGACCCCGCGCATCCCGATCGTCCTGCCCTCCCCCTCCGTCCCGGGCGGGCATTTCCGTCCCAGCGCATTCGCCGGCGAACTGGTCCCCTTCCGCACGACCGCCTTCCGCGAGGGCCACGATCGCATCGGGGTGCACGTTCGGCTCTACTCCCCCTCCGGGGATGAGTCGCTGCACCGTCTGCATCCGTTGAACGACGGATTCGACCGGTGGGAGACCACGATCGCACCCCTCGAACAGGGCGTCTGGAGCTTTCGGTTCGAAGCGTTCTCCGATGACTTCGCCACGTGGGAGCACGCGGCGGATCTGAAGATCGCAGCGGGCGTCGACCCGGCCGTGATGCGCGAGCTCGGCGCTCTGCTGTTCGACCGGGCCGTCGCCGAGAAGAGCCGGCCGATTGCCGAGCGGCGGCGCCTCGAGATCGCCGCCCACACCCTGCGTGATCCCGCCACGACCGACGCCGCGGCGCTGCAACTGGTCCGCGACCCGTCGATCGCAGCCTACTTCGCGGCCCGCCCGCTCACTTCGCTGATGACGCTCGGGGCCTCTCATGAGCTGCTCGTGGAGCGCGAGCGGGCAGGGGTCGGCGCCTGGTACGAGTTCTTCCCCCGCTCCGAAGGCGCTCGGCGTCTGAAGGACGGCACGGTCAAGAGCGGAACCTTCCGCTCGGCGGCGCGCCGACTCCCCGCCGTCGCTGGGATGGGCTTCGACGTCCTCTATCTGCCGCCGATCCACCCGATCGGCCGTCTCAACCGCAAGGGCCCGAACAACAGCCTCGACACGCGGCCGGGGGATCCGGGTTCACCGTGGGCGATCGGCTCCGACGAGGGCGGTCACGATGCGGTTCACCCCGACCTGGGCACACTCGCGGACTTCCGCGCGTTCGTCCGCGCGGCGCGGGCAGAGGGGCTGGAGGTCGCCCTCGACTTCGCCCTGCAGGCGGCCCCCGACCATCCCTGGGTCACCGCTCATCCCGAATGGTTCACCACCCTGCCGGACGGCTCGATCGCCTACGCCGAGAATCCTCCGAAGAAGTACCAGGACATCTATCCGATCAACTTCGACAATGACCCGGAGGGGATCCGCGCAGAGGCGCTGCGCATCGTGCGGCACTGGATCGCCCAGGGCGTGAAGATCTTCCGGGTCGACAACCCGCACACCAAACCCCTGCAGTTCTGGGAGTGGCTGATCGCGACGGTCTCCGCGCAGGACCCCGACGTGGTGTTCCTCGCCGAGGCGTTCACACGGCCCGCTCCGCTGCAGGGCCTTGCCCTGGCCGGGTTCCAGCAGAGCTACACGTACTTCACCTGGCGCAACACGAAGATCGAGTTGGAGGAATTCCTCGCCGGCCTCGCCCACGACACGGCGGATTTCCTGCGCCCGAACCTGTTCGTGAACACCCCCGACATCCTCACCGAGTATCTCCAGTACGGCGGCCGGCCGGCCTACAAGATCCGCGCGGCGATCGCGGCGACGGGAGCGCCGACGTACGGGGTGTACGCGGGCTACGAGCTGTATGAGAACGTCGCGCGGCCCGGTTCCGAAGAGAACATCGACAACGAGAAGTACGAGTACAAGTTCCGCGACTGGGACGCCGCCGAGGCACGCGGCGACTCGCTCGCCCCCTACCTCAGGCGGCTGAACGAGATCCGCCGCGATCATCCCGCACTCGGGCAGCTGCGCAACCTGACGGTGCACTGGAGCGACGACGACGCCATCCTGGTCTACTCCAAGACCATCAGCGCCGAGCTGTCCCCGACGGGGCGCGCCGACACCATCATCGTCGTGGCCAACGTCGACCCGCACTCGGTGCGCCAGACGATGGTGCACCTGGACACCCGCGCGTGGGGTGTCGCGCCCGGCGAACCGTTCGAGGTCGAGGAGCTTCTGACCGGCCAGCGCTGGACATGGGCGGACCACAACTTCGTCAAGCTCGACGCCTTCCACGAACCGGTCCACATTCTGCACGTGAAGGAGTCGCGATGA
- the glgB gene encoding 1,4-alpha-glucan branching protein GlgB — protein sequence MKTTDDLLDAVAEGSHHDPHSVLGIHRGTDAEGAAEWTIRARRPLARSVTAVFPDGTRVPLEHVRAGIWEGQRAGEAGRYTLLATYDEGPDHTAEDPYRFAPAIGELDLHLIREGRHEQLWRVLGAHVRELDGSLGTSFTVWAPNARAVRVVGDFNGWDGPSHAMRSMGGSGVWELFIPGIGVGATYKFQLLSRNGDWVLKADPMARYAEVPPATASVVTESSYTWSDSAWMTQRAKTQPVSQPMSIYEVHFGSWRPGLSYRDGADQLIEYVTAQGFTHIEFLPLAEHPFGGSWGYQVTGYYAPTSRFGTPDDLRYLIDRLHQAGIGVIMDWVPGHFPKDAFALARFDGEPLYEHSDPRRGEHREWGTYIFDYGRSEVRNFLVANALYWYEEFHVDGLRVDAVASMLYLDYSREAGEWAPNVHGGRENLEAIHFLQEVTATSYKRYPGIAMIAEESTSFPGVTAPTNQAGLGFGFKWNMGWMNDSLQYISRDPMYRSHHEGELSFSFVYAFTENFVLPVSHDEVVHGKGSLFSRMPGDHWQKLANMRAFLAYMWGHPGKQLLFMGQEFGQLSEWAEGRGLDWWILDQPSHAGLQSFVATLNRVYRDNSALWARDNDGSAFSRLGGPTWNPNVVAFTRRDWHGNTVAVICNFSGVPVYSYALDLPAAGVWHEILNTDAQEYGGSGVGNMGVVRADESGRATMVLPPLGVLWLRHDPDAHIPSPTRG from the coding sequence ATGAAGACCACCGATGACCTGCTGGATGCCGTGGCCGAGGGTTCGCATCACGATCCGCACTCCGTTCTCGGTATTCACCGCGGCACCGACGCCGAAGGTGCTGCGGAGTGGACGATTCGTGCGCGTCGTCCACTCGCCCGCAGTGTGACCGCCGTCTTTCCGGACGGGACGCGAGTTCCCCTCGAACACGTGCGCGCCGGGATCTGGGAGGGCCAGCGGGCCGGCGAAGCCGGGCGCTACACACTGCTCGCCACGTATGACGAGGGCCCCGACCACACCGCCGAAGACCCGTATCGCTTCGCGCCCGCGATCGGCGAACTCGACCTGCACCTGATCCGCGAAGGCCGGCATGAACAGCTCTGGCGCGTGCTCGGCGCCCATGTGCGCGAGCTCGACGGCTCGCTCGGCACATCTTTCACGGTGTGGGCCCCGAACGCTCGAGCGGTCCGTGTCGTCGGCGATTTCAATGGCTGGGACGGTCCCTCTCACGCCATGCGGTCCATGGGCGGCAGCGGGGTCTGGGAGCTGTTCATCCCGGGCATCGGCGTCGGCGCGACGTACAAGTTTCAGCTGCTCTCGCGAAACGGCGACTGGGTTCTCAAGGCGGATCCGATGGCTCGATACGCAGAGGTACCCCCGGCGACAGCATCCGTCGTCACCGAGTCGTCCTACACCTGGTCGGATTCCGCATGGATGACGCAGCGGGCCAAGACGCAGCCCGTGTCGCAGCCGATGTCGATCTACGAGGTTCACTTCGGCTCGTGGCGCCCTGGGCTGTCATACCGGGACGGCGCCGATCAGCTCATCGAGTACGTGACCGCGCAGGGATTCACCCACATCGAGTTCCTGCCGCTCGCCGAGCACCCGTTCGGCGGGTCCTGGGGATACCAGGTCACCGGCTACTACGCACCGACCAGCCGCTTCGGCACGCCCGACGACCTGCGGTATCTGATCGACCGTCTGCACCAGGCCGGTATCGGGGTCATCATGGACTGGGTCCCCGGGCACTTCCCCAAGGACGCGTTCGCCCTGGCCCGGTTCGACGGCGAGCCGCTCTACGAGCACTCTGATCCGCGCCGCGGAGAGCACCGCGAGTGGGGCACGTACATCTTCGACTACGGCCGCAGCGAAGTGCGCAACTTCCTCGTCGCGAATGCGCTGTACTGGTACGAGGAGTTCCATGTCGATGGGCTGCGGGTGGACGCGGTCGCATCGATGCTCTACCTGGACTACTCCCGTGAGGCCGGCGAGTGGGCACCGAACGTGCACGGCGGACGCGAGAACCTCGAGGCGATCCACTTCCTGCAGGAGGTGACGGCCACCTCGTACAAGCGCTATCCCGGTATCGCCATGATCGCTGAGGAGTCAACCAGTTTTCCCGGTGTCACCGCGCCGACCAACCAGGCGGGCCTCGGTTTCGGCTTCAAGTGGAACATGGGCTGGATGAACGACTCGTTGCAGTACATCTCACGCGATCCGATGTACCGCTCGCACCACGAGGGCGAGCTCTCGTTCTCGTTCGTCTACGCGTTCACCGAGAACTTCGTGCTGCCTGTCAGCCATGACGAGGTGGTGCACGGCAAGGGCAGCCTGTTCTCGCGGATGCCCGGCGACCACTGGCAGAAACTCGCGAACATGCGCGCGTTCCTGGCGTACATGTGGGGCCACCCCGGCAAGCAGCTGCTGTTCATGGGCCAGGAGTTCGGTCAGCTCTCCGAGTGGGCCGAGGGGCGCGGCCTGGACTGGTGGATCCTCGATCAGCCTTCCCACGCCGGCCTGCAGAGCTTCGTCGCCACGCTCAACCGGGTGTACCGCGACAACTCCGCACTGTGGGCGCGCGACAACGACGGGAGCGCCTTCTCGAGGCTGGGCGGCCCGACGTGGAACCCCAACGTCGTCGCGTTCACTCGTCGCGACTGGCACGGCAACACGGTGGCCGTCATCTGCAACTTCTCCGGCGTCCCGGTGTACTCCTACGCTCTCGACCTGCCCGCGGCGGGTGTATGGCACGAGATCCTCAACACGGACGCACAGGAGTACGGCGGTTCCGGCGTCGGCAACATGGGCGTGGTGCGCGCGGACGAATCCGGTCGCGCGACGATGGTGCTGCCGCCTCTGGGCGTGCTGTGGCTGCGCCACGACCCGGACGCGCACATCCCCTCGCCGACGCGGGGCTGA
- a CDS encoding tetratricopeptide repeat protein codes for MTDANPGAALRGAVDLSALRNRPAPVAAGTEAASPVSGSLVMDVTDETFPQVLELSRTVPVVIDLWAEWCGPCKQLSPILERVVTELGGRLVLAKVDVDANPQLSQAFRAQSIPLVVALVAGQPVPLFTGAVPEEQVREVFAQLLQLAAQNGVTGTLEVDAADDDAEEDAAPVEPPLPPLHAEAFDAIEAGDYARAIAAYEKALAENPRDEDARAGLGQVKLLNRVQGVDPKEARAAAAAAPTDLNAQFAVADLDVTGGHVEDAFERLLDLFAALPSDERTPVRERLLELFALTGDADPRVIRARSRLASLLF; via the coding sequence TTGACCGACGCGAACCCGGGTGCCGCGTTGCGCGGCGCCGTCGACCTTTCTGCACTCCGCAATCGGCCCGCACCCGTCGCGGCCGGAACGGAGGCCGCATCGCCGGTGTCCGGGTCGCTCGTGATGGACGTCACCGACGAGACGTTCCCGCAGGTGCTCGAGCTCTCGCGCACGGTTCCGGTGGTCATCGACCTCTGGGCCGAGTGGTGCGGACCCTGCAAGCAGCTGAGCCCCATCCTGGAGCGCGTCGTCACCGAACTGGGCGGCCGCCTCGTCCTGGCCAAAGTGGACGTGGATGCCAACCCGCAGCTCTCCCAGGCGTTCCGTGCCCAGTCGATCCCGCTCGTGGTCGCCCTGGTCGCCGGTCAGCCGGTCCCGCTGTTCACCGGTGCCGTACCGGAGGAGCAGGTTCGCGAGGTCTTCGCCCAGCTGCTGCAGCTGGCCGCCCAGAACGGCGTCACCGGAACGCTCGAGGTCGACGCGGCAGACGATGATGCCGAGGAGGACGCTGCGCCCGTCGAGCCTCCGCTGCCTCCGCTGCACGCCGAGGCATTCGACGCGATCGAGGCGGGCGACTACGCCCGTGCCATCGCCGCGTACGAGAAGGCTCTGGCCGAGAACCCCCGGGACGAGGACGCACGCGCGGGCCTCGGACAGGTGAAGCTTCTGAACCGGGTGCAGGGCGTGGACCCGAAAGAGGCGCGCGCCGCTGCGGCCGCGGCTCCGACCGACCTGAACGCGCAGTTCGCCGTCGCCGACCTCGATGTGACCGGCGGGCACGTGGAGGATGCGTTCGAGCGCCTGCTGGATCTGTTCGCCGCCCTGCCTTCGGACGAGCGCACGCCCGTGCGCGAGCGACTCCTCGAGCTGTTCGCCCTGACCGGCGACGCTGATCCGCGCGTGATTCGCGCGCGCAGTCGCCTTGCCTCCCTGCTGTTCTAG
- a CDS encoding glycosyl transferase, translating to MRFVWAVAAFVLAAVMIGAGIAQRTVFQGPKTETAAISVSEEAPYLMIDGDVLNMVPGAQTLRAQGDGEIFAAYGRSADMKAWLADTTYNEVSLNKSGAIVSTTIEPAVAEDDAAEADAVEGDASASEPEASAAAHSPVGSDLWLDEFQQEDLLIAPLQLPEDMSVLVASDGIEAAPSKVTLSWPIASATPLAGPLIVAGGILMAIGVFLYILGIRHARRSRGPRRKGLPLAVTEPIDLAVEGSKKGVISATPTRRSVTSGRRAFAVIPAVAVSALLFAGCSADSWPQMAGSATPTPTATVIVPEGQQAPAVTEAQAERIIARIASTAADADATLDPALAATRLTGAVLAERTTNYTLRGAIADYKAPAAIPMKPLEIVLPQAYDDWPRSVMAVVNNEADKTASIMLMTQADAWEPYKLTYLSSLEAATQMPDLAPAYVGATQVPPDSSFLVMPPDQLAAAYADIINNGEASKFYGQFEAEGDQFRASVAADRDQRLAEFNTTAASTGSLSFESMPGSHPPLALATLESGAIVAINMNEVDTVQPTNADAVIKLDSNPTVKTLAGAEQSATGFTTTFSDQLFFYVPGQGSSEKIRLLGYGSEILDAKVIS from the coding sequence GTGCGTTTCGTGTGGGCCGTAGCGGCGTTCGTTCTCGCCGCCGTGATGATCGGGGCAGGCATCGCCCAACGCACCGTCTTCCAAGGTCCGAAGACGGAAACGGCGGCGATCTCGGTCTCCGAAGAGGCGCCTTATCTCATGATCGACGGCGACGTGCTGAACATGGTTCCGGGTGCCCAGACACTGCGCGCGCAGGGCGACGGTGAGATCTTCGCAGCGTATGGCCGCAGCGCCGACATGAAGGCCTGGCTGGCTGATACGACGTACAACGAGGTGTCACTGAACAAGAGCGGCGCGATCGTCTCGACGACGATCGAGCCCGCGGTGGCAGAGGACGACGCGGCAGAGGCCGACGCGGTCGAAGGCGACGCTTCGGCATCCGAACCCGAGGCGAGCGCGGCCGCGCACAGTCCGGTGGGGTCGGACCTGTGGCTGGACGAGTTCCAGCAGGAGGACCTCCTGATCGCACCGCTTCAGCTTCCGGAAGACATGAGCGTGCTGGTGGCGTCGGACGGGATCGAGGCGGCGCCGTCGAAGGTCACCCTGTCGTGGCCGATCGCCAGCGCCACCCCCTTGGCCGGTCCGCTCATCGTCGCCGGCGGCATCCTGATGGCGATCGGTGTCTTCCTCTACATCCTCGGCATCCGTCACGCGCGCCGGTCGCGTGGCCCTCGCCGCAAGGGGCTGCCACTCGCGGTCACCGAGCCGATCGACCTGGCCGTGGAGGGCTCGAAGAAGGGCGTCATCAGCGCGACTCCCACCCGTCGTTCCGTGACGTCCGGGCGTCGCGCCTTCGCCGTCATCCCTGCCGTCGCGGTCTCGGCGCTGCTGTTCGCGGGATGCTCGGCCGATTCGTGGCCGCAGATGGCGGGGAGTGCGACGCCGACTCCGACGGCGACCGTGATCGTTCCGGAGGGCCAGCAGGCCCCGGCCGTCACCGAGGCCCAGGCGGAGCGGATCATCGCCCGAATCGCCTCGACGGCAGCCGACGCCGATGCGACTTTGGATCCTGCGCTGGCCGCAACCCGGCTGACGGGCGCGGTGCTCGCCGAGCGGACGACCAACTACACGCTGCGCGGCGCGATCGCCGACTACAAGGCACCGGCCGCGATCCCGATGAAGCCGCTCGAGATCGTCCTTCCGCAGGCGTATGACGACTGGCCGCGTTCGGTGATGGCCGTCGTGAACAACGAGGCGGACAAGACGGCGAGCATCATGCTGATGACCCAGGCGGATGCGTGGGAGCCGTACAAGCTCACCTACCTGTCCAGCCTCGAAGCGGCCACGCAGATGCCGGACCTCGCTCCCGCCTACGTGGGCGCGACCCAGGTCCCCCCGGACTCGTCGTTCCTGGTCATGCCGCCGGATCAGCTCGCCGCCGCGTATGCGGACATCATCAACAACGGTGAGGCCAGCAAGTTCTACGGCCAGTTCGAGGCCGAGGGCGACCAGTTCCGCGCGAGCGTCGCCGCTGACCGCGATCAGCGGCTCGCCGAGTTCAACACCACGGCCGCATCCACGGGAAGCCTCTCCTTCGAGTCCATGCCCGGCTCGCACCCGCCGCTCGCGTTGGCCACGCTGGAGAGCGGCGCTATCGTGGCGATCAACATGAACGAGGTCGATACCGTCCAGCCGACGAACGCCGACGCGGTCATCAAGCTGGACAGCAATCCGACGGTCAAGACGCTGGCCGGTGCGGAGCAGTCCGCGACCGGCTTCACGACGACGTTCAGCGACCAGCTGTTCTTCTACGTTCCCGGTCAGGGGTCTTCGGAGAAGATCCGCCTGCTCGGCTACGGCTCCGAAATCCTCGATGCAAAGGTGATCAGTTGA
- a CDS encoding AI-2E family transporter produces the protein MKVHNPFRVAFVATLGVGLGLVLIGSIQTLSTILLYVGTALFLSLGLEPAISFLERRKLRRWAAVLITIVAVLAAFAGIVLMLVPIISSQVSQLIAAITRLVQRGTTLDDMKAWLGGVFPNLNVDEVFAFVQDWIENLDYASIGEGVLAVGASVLAGLAGAFIVLILTIYFTASTPNLKAAVYQLVPASKRARFIDIAEQITKSVGYFVMGQVTMGVINGVLSAIFLSIIGAPFPAVLAVVAFFFSLIPLVGTLTGSAIIVLTCLGLGSPTTALIAAIYYLIYMQIEAYVISPRVMNRAVSVPGAVVVIAALAGGSLLGLLGALIAIPVAASILIIYRQVVIPRQNER, from the coding sequence ATGAAGGTGCACAACCCGTTCCGCGTCGCGTTCGTCGCGACACTCGGCGTCGGACTCGGGCTGGTGCTGATCGGGAGCATCCAGACGTTGTCGACGATCCTTCTGTACGTCGGCACGGCGCTGTTCCTGAGCCTCGGTCTGGAGCCGGCGATCTCATTCCTCGAGCGGCGCAAGCTTCGGCGCTGGGCGGCCGTGTTGATCACGATCGTGGCGGTCCTGGCGGCCTTCGCGGGCATTGTGCTCATGCTCGTTCCGATCATCTCGAGCCAGGTGAGCCAGCTGATCGCCGCCATCACGCGCCTCGTGCAGCGCGGGACGACCCTCGACGACATGAAGGCGTGGCTGGGCGGGGTCTTCCCCAACCTGAACGTCGACGAGGTGTTCGCCTTCGTCCAGGACTGGATCGAGAACCTCGACTATGCGTCGATCGGCGAGGGTGTCCTCGCTGTCGGCGCCTCGGTGCTCGCCGGGCTGGCGGGCGCCTTCATCGTCCTGATCCTGACCATTTACTTCACGGCATCGACCCCGAACCTCAAAGCCGCCGTCTACCAGCTGGTCCCGGCATCCAAGCGCGCCCGCTTCATCGATATCGCCGAGCAGATCACGAAGTCCGTCGGCTACTTCGTCATGGGCCAGGTGACGATGGGTGTCATCAACGGTGTGCTCAGCGCGATCTTCCTGTCGATCATCGGCGCCCCGTTCCCGGCGGTGCTCGCCGTCGTCGCGTTCTTCTTCTCGCTGATCCCACTCGTGGGCACGCTGACCGGCTCGGCGATCATCGTGCTGACCTGCCTCGGTCTCGGTTCGCCCACGACGGCGCTGATCGCGGCGATCTACTACCTGATCTACATGCAGATCGAGGCCTATGTGATCTCTCCTCGGGTCATGAACCGCGCTGTGTCGGTCCCCGGCGCGGTCGTGGTGATCGCCGCTTTGGCGGGCGGATCGCTGCTCGGCCTGCTGGGCGCCCTGATCGCGATTCCGGTCGCGGCAAGCATCCTGATCATCTACCGCCAGGTTGTGATCCCGCGCCAGAACGAACGATGA
- a CDS encoding alpha/beta hydrolase, whose amino-acid sequence MDIRGPILLPSRREDISLNTLDDLTLVGELALPDERDAVATLVTLHPLPTAGGFMDSHILRKAAARLPALADLAVLRFNTRGTTSPRGTSDGAFDGGRAEAFDLAAAMDFVRSRGLPRPWLVGWSFGTEVALKYGLDHDVEGVILLSPPLHRTTPEEVAAWAGGSRRVVVVVPEFDDYLRPDAAAERFASIPDAVLIPVEGGKHLWVGESQTRRVLTEIVAAVNPDALPLATEWDGPLGE is encoded by the coding sequence ATGGACATCCGCGGACCGATACTCCTGCCTTCCCGGCGGGAGGACATCTCCCTGAACACACTCGATGACCTCACCCTCGTCGGCGAACTCGCCCTCCCCGACGAACGGGACGCCGTGGCGACCCTCGTGACCCTGCATCCGCTGCCCACAGCCGGCGGGTTCATGGACTCGCACATCCTCCGCAAGGCGGCGGCGCGGCTTCCCGCTCTCGCGGACCTCGCGGTGCTGCGCTTCAATACGCGCGGCACCACGTCCCCGCGTGGCACCAGCGACGGCGCCTTCGACGGCGGGCGGGCGGAGGCGTTCGACCTGGCGGCCGCCATGGACTTCGTCCGCAGCCGCGGGCTGCCGCGCCCGTGGCTGGTCGGCTGGTCGTTCGGCACAGAAGTGGCACTGAAGTACGGGCTCGACCATGACGTCGAGGGGGTGATCCTGCTATCGCCGCCGCTGCACCGGACGACACCCGAAGAGGTCGCCGCCTGGGCGGGAGGCTCGCGCCGGGTCGTCGTCGTCGTCCCCGAGTTCGATGACTATCTGCGTCCCGACGCCGCGGCGGAGCGGTTCGCGTCCATTCCCGATGCCGTGCTGATCCCCGTCGAGGGCGGCAAGCACCTGTGGGTGGGGGAGAGTCAGACCCGACGCGTGCTCACTGAGATCGTGGCCGCCGTGAACCCGGATGCACTGCCCCTGGCCACCGAATGGGACGGCCCGCTCGGAGAGTGA
- a CDS encoding lytic transglycosylase domain-containing protein, translating into MTSGNEMIPARRMPRQDVATLDTAAVAVASNRRGATTPRWSRRRGVAGVFAAFAVIGFAAAYIGPTGVALTQARAEERVPVTLYSSTLDDAQSLLLAREAGEQAAADLDRAGYSVYVTPKPTPTPEPIVASNDEDREESSSGWRPPFVTPDPGTAQGIAYEMVLARGWGDDQFACLVALWNRESGWRVNAYNAGSGAYGIPQALPGNKMASAGADWETNPATQISWGLGYIGGRYGTPCGAWDHSERVGWY; encoded by the coding sequence GTGACTTCCGGCAACGAGATGATTCCCGCGCGACGGATGCCCCGTCAGGACGTGGCGACCCTGGACACGGCAGCGGTGGCAGTTGCCTCGAACCGGCGCGGCGCGACCACTCCGCGCTGGTCCCGCCGACGCGGTGTCGCCGGCGTCTTCGCGGCGTTCGCCGTGATCGGGTTCGCCGCCGCGTACATCGGGCCCACGGGTGTCGCGCTCACGCAGGCGCGCGCCGAAGAGCGCGTGCCCGTCACGCTCTACTCGAGCACGCTCGATGACGCGCAGAGCCTTCTGCTCGCGCGGGAGGCAGGCGAACAGGCCGCCGCCGATCTCGACCGTGCGGGCTACTCGGTGTACGTCACACCCAAGCCCACCCCGACGCCAGAGCCGATCGTCGCCTCGAACGACGAAGATCGGGAGGAGTCCTCCTCGGGCTGGCGCCCTCCGTTCGTCACACCGGATCCGGGTACCGCTCAGGGCATCGCCTACGAGATGGTGCTGGCCCGCGGCTGGGGCGACGATCAGTTCGCGTGCCTCGTGGCGCTGTGGAACCGTGAGTCCGGCTGGCGCGTCAACGCCTACAACGCGGGCAGCGGCGCATATGGGATTCCGCAGGCTCTGCCGGGCAACAAGATGGCCAGCGCCGGCGCCGACTGGGAGACCAACCCCGCGACGCAGATCTCGTGGGGCCTGGGCTACATCGGCGGCCGCTACGGCACGCCCTGTGGTGCCTGGGACCACTCAGAGCGCGTCGGCTGGTACTGA
- a CDS encoding DivIVA domain-containing protein, with amino-acid sequence MTTSETPTITFAETHGSVKGYEKRAVDAFLLRARHAFEELGAGPDGMTSADVRQVAFPIVRHGYVISAVDAALGRIEDAFAAREREAAVADGGVHAWVGLTRETAQVVLDRLSRPKGRRFDRVGGLRYGYRIDEVDLVADKLARYLETGESLSVEQVRGVAFRMQRGGYREVQVDAVLDAVIEVILAVA; translated from the coding sequence ATGACGACATCGGAAACTCCCACGATCACCTTCGCCGAGACCCACGGGTCGGTGAAGGGCTACGAAAAGCGCGCCGTGGACGCATTCCTCCTACGTGCTCGGCACGCATTCGAGGAGCTCGGCGCGGGGCCCGACGGGATGACCTCGGCCGACGTGCGCCAGGTCGCGTTCCCGATCGTGCGGCACGGCTACGTGATCTCAGCGGTCGACGCGGCGCTCGGCCGCATCGAGGATGCCTTTGCGGCCCGGGAGCGCGAGGCAGCGGTGGCTGACGGGGGCGTGCACGCCTGGGTGGGACTGACCCGGGAGACGGCGCAAGTGGTGCTGGATCGTCTGTCGCGCCCGAAAGGACGACGCTTCGACCGCGTCGGCGGACTTCGCTATGGATACCGCATCGACGAAGTGGATCTCGTCGCCGACAAGCTCGCCCGCTACCTCGAGACCGGCGAATCCCTGTCGGTCGAGCAGGTGCGTGGGGTCGCGTTCCGCATGCAGCGCGGGGGATACCGCGAAGTGCAGGTGGACGCCGTTCTGGATGCTGTGATCGAAGTCATCCTCGCCGTCGCGTGA